The Ahaetulla prasina isolate Xishuangbanna chromosome 3, ASM2864084v1, whole genome shotgun sequence genome window below encodes:
- the LOC131195097 gene encoding BPI fold-containing family B member 4-like, translating to MLAAWGFLVVCALLTPSQSQLLPTDAVIRINSGVLHNAVSNSMAQSNALQGAMREEASWGAAGVEASWEAYSEEVVVEEDFLEVCLVVEEEGDFLEVCLVVVEKEVVEDFLEVCLVVVEEEEEKEVVEDFLEVCLVVVEEEEVEEEVDFLEVCLVVVEGKEVMVVEEEDFLEVSLVVEEKEVVEDFLEVCLVVVEEEEEEVVEEKDFLEVCLVVVLQEEMVEDFLEVCLVVAEEKEVVDFLEVCLVVVEEKEVVVDEGFLEVCLVVAEQEEVEEEKDFLEVCLVVVVEQDKGYLLVGSLEACAGGLLGQGGLLGDGGLLGTAGILGGGGGLLGNGGLLGNGGLLGGGGVLGILGEGGLLSTVQGLTGLRIVELTLPKINLRLLPGIGVHLDLYTRVALNGKSLLGLLDIAVEVNITAIVRLTMDSIGYPTLVIDHCDTLLGGIKIRLLRGLLPIVDNLLARVLNRLLPDLLCPVLDVVLGLVNDQLGLVNSLVPLGILGSVQYTVSSLPLVTGHFLEIDLNTVVGNAVGPIIDYPLGKPESPPMPPRVPMPPLPPMEDTTNSQLGLSVNFLSSVLGVLQKQGVLNLDLSDGMYPELPPLVTSTLGALIPAIFQKFPEPRPLLLKVSVPEAPTVKLQKGMGLIQLQATAEILAIDSGDEEKSLCTVNIDASLLAKFSVEDNKLKISAQLDKSHVTLVSSNVGKFDVSLMEGLVSKIFEVAFLPSMNEILGGGVPLPRLLNIDFNNASVDVIEDLLVLSA from the exons ATGTTAGCGGCCTGGGGCTTTCTCGTGGTCTGTGCTTTGCTGACCCCCTCCCAAAGTCAACTCCTTCCAACTGACGCGGTCATCCGAATCAACTCAGGCGTCTTGCATAATG CTGTCAGCAACTCGATGGCCCAAAGCAACGCCCTTCAAGGCGCCATGAGAGAA GAGGCCTCCTGGGGGGCGGCGGGGGTGGAGGCCTCTTGGGAGGCTTActcggaggaggtggtggtggaggaggacttCTTGGAGGTGTgcttggtggtggaggaggagggggacttCTTGGAGGTCtgcttggtggtggtggagaaggaggtggtggaggactTCTTGGAGGTCtgcttggtggtggtggaagaggaggag gagaaggaggtagTGGAGGACTTCTTGGAGGTGtgcttggtggtggtggaagaggaggaggtggaggaggaggtagacTTCCTGGAGGTGTgtttggtggtggtggaggggaaGGAGGtgatggtggtggaggaggaggacttcCTGGAGGTGTCCTtggtggtggaggagaaggaggtggtggaggactTCTTGGAGGTGtgcttggtggtggtggaagaggaggaggaggaggtagtagAGGAGAAGGACTTCTTGGAGGTGTGCTTGGTGGTGGTGCTGCAGGAGGAGATGGTGGAGGACTTCTTGGAGGTATGCTTGGTGGTGGCGGAGGAGAAGGAAGTGGTGGACTTCTTGGAGGTGtgcttggtggtggtggaggagaaggaggtggtgGTAGACGAAGGCTTTCTAGAAGTGTGCTTGGTGGTGGCAGAGCaagaggaggtggaagaggagaaggacTTCCTGGAGGtgtgcttggtggtggtggtggagcagGACAAAGGGTACCTCTTGGTGGGATCCCTGGAGGCTT GTGCCGGAGGTCTGCTGGGTCAAGGAGGCTTGCTGGGTGATGGAGGTCTGCTTGGCACTGCAGGAattcttggtggcggtgggggcCTCCTCGGCAATGGAGGCCTGCTGGGCAACGGAGGCCTACTTGGTGGAGGTGGAGTCCTCGGCATCCTTGGGGAAGGAGGTCTTCTCAGCACAGTCCAAGGGCTGACGGG ATTGCGAATTGTGGAACTGACCCTTCCCAAGATCAACCTGAGGCTTCTACCTGGCATTGGGGTTCACTTGGATTTGTACACCAGAGTGGCACTTAATGGGAAGAG CCTCCTTGGTTTGCTTGACATTGCCGTGGAAGTGAACATCACAGCCATCGTCCGTCTGACAATGGACAGCATTGGCTACCCTACGTTGGTGATTGATCACTGTGACACGCTCCTGGGAGGCATTAAAATTAGGCTTCTTAGAGG CCTTCTTCCAATTGTGGACAACTTATTAGCCCGTGTCCTTAACAGGCTCCTTCCTGATCTG CTTTGTCCCGtccttgatgttgtcctgggccTTGTTAATGACCAGCTTGGACTTGTGAATT CTCTGGTTCCTCTGGGCATACTGGGAAGCGTCCAGTATACGGTCTCCAGCCTGCCATTGGTCACTGGACATTTCCTGGAGATTGATTTAAAT ACTGTGGTTGGGAACGCCGTTGGCCCCATCATCGACTACCCCCTGGGCAAGCCAGAATCTCCCCCTATGCCACCCAGGGTGCCCATGCCACCTCTACCACCCATGGAAGATACAACCAACTCTCAGCTGGGACTGTCGGTCAACTTCCTCAGCTCCGTGTTGGGCGTTTTGCAGAAACAAGGGGTCTTGAACCTTGACCTCTCCGATGGGATG TACCCTGAGCTTCCTCCCCTGGTAACCTCGACTCTTGGGGCACTGATTCCAGCG ATCTTCCAGAAATTCCCTGAGCCTCGGCCCCTCCTGCTGAAGGTCTCGGTCCCCGAGGCTCCCACCGTGAAGCTGCAGAAAGGCATGGGCTTGATCCAACTTCAAGCCACTGCAGAAATCTTGGCCATAGACTCTGGTGACGAGGAGAAATCTCTCTGCACTGTGAACATT GATGCTTCTTTGCTGGCCAAATTTTCTGTCGAAGACAACAAGCTCAAAATCAGCGCTCAGCTAGACAA GTCCCATGTTACACTGGTTTCCTCCAACGTTGGGAAATTTGAC GTCTCCCTGATGGAGGGACTGGTGAGCAAGATCTTTGAAGTGGCCTTCCTCCCTTCCATGAATG AGATCTTAGGCGGAGGGGTTCCTCTCCCCAGGCTGCTGAATATCGATTTCAACAATGCTTCTGTCGATGTCATCGAA GATCTGCTGGTGTTGTCTGCGTAA